The genomic window ACGAATAAATGTGTGTTCTGGGTTGTACGAAGAGTGTGTGTAGCCGTGAGACCTAAAGGTTTTCCTTTTagctcagtttcagttttttaccCCTCTCTTAATCGTCTCCCTTTCTTGTTAAAGATTTCAATTTGGAGACAGCAATGAAGGAAACTTGGCAGGACACCTACTGACAACGGGTCTCGACTGTATGTGTGCGAATCACATGGTCTGTGTATTTGCATGCTTAAATATCGAgtatgtgcttgtgtatgtgtatgactCTGTGCGTTTaattatgtgaatgtgtgtatttgcgtgtgtgtgtaatgtgagcCTCTTTGTGACACAGCAGTTGGCAGATAGAGGGGACTGAGTTACCCAAGCTCCCCTGGGGCATCCACATTGTGGAGGGCTGTCTGGGGCTCTGCAGTGGTATgtataggtgtgtgtttgtgtgtgtgtgtgtgtgtgtgtgtgtgtgtgtgtgtgtcccatgGCAAGGAAACATGATGGTTCAGGGATTACAGGAAAGGTGGATGTCAGCCTGAGGcagaaaaagaagtgaaatgaaGCTGAAGGCATAAAAGAGTAAATTGATGGTGAGAAAGGGAGacaaaggaggggggggggggggggggtcaactaaaacaaagttgctgaagttaaaagttaaaaaaagaatgaaaatctGACTTTAAGCTAAAGACACACTGTGGATTACAACTCAATATTATCCAATAATAGATGTCAGAGTCAGTTCCGCCTTTTCTACCTTAGCTCCCCTTCTTTAAAATACTTCTGAAGGGACTTTTGCCATTATAAGGAGAGCCAAATCAAACAGTGCACAGAACTGTGTGCTACTTCTTCTTACTCTATTGTATACGCCGATTTCCTAGCAAGCAGTCTGAGTGGTAATGTGAAAGTCACAATTCTTATATTAACAAGGAATTATGTGGAATGTGAAAGGTGCAGCACGAACAGGGGTGACAAACCcaaactaaaatatatttcaagAACAAGAAAGGCTGCTTTGAGGCCATAATGAATTAGCCCTGGTAGGCTGAAAACAGTAGCAGCTGCTGGATGTGGCCAAACAGATGGCACAGGTACAGTCCTCACACATGTGCACCCACACAGTCACCCAGTCACAACACCATCCGCTTGCCTGATGTGAAGCACTACTCTCGCACACCCCTTCTGCTGGTGTAAGATATGAATGAACAAGGATGAGGTTTAATGGCTGTTTTACAGACTTATTATCTTACTTTGTCCCCAACCTTTCCATCAGTCTCCCCTCTCATCGCCAGCTCCATTCAGTCCAAGCTTGTTGTTTGAATGAGAGGAGTGGACCACCCCGGGGAGAAATGGGGGAGATCACATTACCCCCAAAAATGTAGAGGGCCTACAAAAGGGCCCTGATACATCGGGGTGAGGGAGAGAGGGcggcagggagagagagggagaaataggAGAGCACATGAAAGAGTGCATTAgtgagggggagggagagattGATTGGGATGGAGAGATGAGGGAATGGATAAAGAGGGGTGGAGGTGAGAGAAAGGAGGGGTGGAATGAGATGAAATGCTTTTTTATTATGAAGATCTAAGTATTGCATAAATACACAACGTGCCTACTGAAAATCTTGAAAAGCTTGTTTAATGTGCTTCAGGACAAGACGCGGAACACAAGTAGTGAGACATTTGTCAAAAGTCAGAGTagccaaagtaaaaaaatgacaaagtatTGTTTGGCCTACCGTTggtattgtttatattttgggTTACTAGATTTTCCTCTCCTACAGGAATCAAAGCATTTTTCATGGTTAGAACTGAATACTCCCTCGGTTTAGGTTGCCTAAGCATGCATGATTAAATACTGAATAAGTCAATGCTGActtgaaacacacaacactttattttttaaatatttaatcaatgTTCCCCCGACCTCAACCGAAGGTCATCTAGCAGCCCAAACCTCAGTCTCCAAACAAAAAGCCTTTGGATTTTTGTATGCCCACCGAGCACCCAGGTCACTACCCTacaatttcaataaaaacaagcatCTTGGTCTGGAAAAGCTGTTGCCAGTGAACACAATCAGGGCAGCTATTACagcggcaagaaaaagtatgtgaacctttttttggaatttcatggttttctgcattaatttgtcataaaatgtgaacaggtcttcatccaagtcaagagcattaacaaatatcatgtgcctaaagtaataacacaaaagaaagtaaagtaaagaaacaatccAGAGTAACAACCAAAGATTTAACATACAttacatgttcacattttcaatTAGCACTGAGGTGACTACAGTGCATCATGACCAATAGATATGATAAAATGAACCTTTCAAGTTAAGACAAGGTTCTTTAAGTGACCTATGGCAGGAACGTGACTTAAATCCTGCAAACTGCTGACCACAGTGATGACTATCTGGAGTATCTATTCAAGTTAATGTATACCAGTTGATTCAggacatttattattaatgtgttaACTATCCTCTGTGACTCAGCAACataattgtaaatgtgaaatctGAACAGAGACATGTAAAGGAAGATGGGATTGTATGAGGTAAAGGCCTTCTTCTTATTTCAGTTACATGTTGCAAATCAAAAGGTAGTGATTCCCGCACGaggtcaaaatgttttcacatcgCTGAATCGAATGCTCTGTTCACTAAGGCTGCAGTTTTCAGCAAGTGTCCTTAGGAGGCGCTGTGGGTCAAAGCTTCAGGATTCATCTGAAGAGTCTAGCTCTTCCTGGGCGTTCATTGACATTTAATGATAATTATAACATGGGTCACACCAGGGGCagacgcacacgcacacgcacacacgcgcacacacacacacacacacattgcctggttaaaaacatgaagacattAGTGGTAACCTGATTCTGAGTGAGTATTGATCTACTCTCAGGGGGCTTAGAGAGCGAGAGTACACCAGACAGCACTTTATCACAGCACCTGACCATCTAGGCTGGCcactgcaagtgtgtgtgtgtgtgtgtgtgtgtgtgtgtgtgtgtgcatgttagagAGAGGAAGCGGGTGccttaagaaaaagaaaacaagaacaggTCTCCGCTGTCAAAAAAGTCTTTGAAATCCAGCCTCGTTTCACACGAACATCTTCTAACTCTGCGCTTCATTCATaacttttcctttctttcattgctcttttctttctccaccaTTTCTCCCAATATCCTCCTGTGAGGTCCTGACTGACATGTTCAATCTGCATCTACAACATTACACAGACCAGACTGAGCCCCAatcaggcctgtgtgtgtgtgtggggggtgggtgtgtgtgtgtgtgtgtgtgtgagagagagagagagggagagagagaccaGAAGGGATTTCGTGATTATGATTGCTGAGGACACGTGCTGCTCAAATTCTTCAATGATTGCCTCCAAACGAAACATAACtgccaaacaaaacaataaacccCTcgagaaagagggagagacacatGCACTTGGAGCCCTGTTTCTTGAAGATCTCCAGACCACAATAACATGAGCAAAAAGTGACCAAAAGGGACCCAAAAACAAGGAGCAGATGGAAAAACAGCCACATAAAAGTGCAcgtgtggatttttttttttcatgtgccTGTTCCTGCGTCGATGCGTCGACTCTGTGTAAACCTGCTGATATACACTGAGCCGTGCTCGTTTGTACTACGTCCTCATTAGGTTTTGTTGTTCTAACATTTAGCTGTCCAGTCCCACGGCCATGTAAGCATTTATTTCCGCCCTCGACACAGAAGAGCAGAAACACACCTTTGCAAAGAGACGCATACGTCTTCTCAGAAGTCAGGCCAAGTCAGACTAGATACTGTAGGTGCTAGATGCTCTCAAACCTCCAGGCGCCTGGCACATCTCCCGCTTCCTCCCTTTTGtctctcagttttttttttatatacgtCTCTTAAGTTGATATGTCTGCCTACTGTTTTGGCTCCAGTTCAGAGCCAGGTTGTCACTCTGATCACAAAGACTCACTTTTCATCTCTTTATCCCAAGTCATTCATTTTCTGCACTTTTGTCTCACACGTGATTTATGACTAGCGTATGTATAACACCCAAATCGCAcccatatacagtaaatatacacaCAGGCTGCTTTGTTGTGCCCTTTTACTTCTTGCAATAAAAATCATTGAATGTGATTGATTCTCTTTGTAATGTCTTGGGACGAAAGTAATTTCCATgtcattacaaaaacaacactgagtgCTTTGAAATTCTTCagattaatgtgtttatttcatctGATTGGTACAAAAATGGGGCTTTCAGTACAATTATGTGACGTATTCTGCTCGGTGGCTCCGTGGTGCTTTCTGGTCAACACCGATGATTGATCGCTCAAAgaggattttaaaaaacaaaaagtcttGGACACGCTGGTTTGCAGTCATTCCTTTAAGATAAAGCAATGGTTTACACAGGAAGAGGAATGATTTGtagagagaaaagtaaaactaaaacagcaaGAAGAAGGTTCTTATTCCAACATCTTAAACCAGCCACATCATTGCTGAGTTGAATGGAAGTTTGCACATCTAAGGATCAACCGTGTAATGTTGACTTCCTTTAAAATGACATGTTTATGTCAAGCAGCTAAACTGCACTTTTGGATAAATATCAAATCTTAATAACAGAGTTGAGTAATGACTGAAACTATCTATTTATGTTGGGTAATCAAGGGGAAAAAATCCCTTCAAGGCCACATTTGAGCAGATGTTGACATGTCAGTCAACCCCTGATCTTCAACCTTCATTAGCCCCGAGATAACTAGATTCAGAAACCCATATAAAACTCATACGAACAGAATGAGAGCTGCCTATACGCCactcctgtttcctcttctccctcactATGATTTCTCCTCTCggtcctttttcctcttttaatttggcccctctgtttgttttttttcttcattctttcattAGTTGAAAAAACCTAGCAGGAATTCCAGCTGTAATACCACTGAGATTCAGTATCAGTGTGGGGATTCAGACTCGTGTGTGAGTggtgagcagagacacagagagacggCAGCGAGACATGATTATCTCCTAATCGatcagctttgtgtgtgtgtgtgtgtctgtgtatgtgtgtgtgtgtgtgtgtgtgtgcatgttggcaGACAAGTCAGTTGCACTGGGGCATCATGAAGACAATCAGGCAGCATTAGAGCTTCATTTGTTTATTATCTGTTTGttgtactgtattattattattgttgtattattaGTTTTCTAGCTTTCTTACATATTTTTCCTTAACAACAAAAGACATTCAACTTGATACACATTTATAGACATTCAAAAGGAAATAACAATAACAGggaataataatatatacacacatatgtgaTATGATGAATGTattgtaaattcaaatgttcatTTCATTAGCCGACCAACGACGGCTTCATCGACCAATGGATCAAATCATATCAAATCATTATCCAGCATATCATAAATTTTGTACGAATGATGCTTGCATAAACAATATGTATGGAACAAAATGGCGAAGTGTCCAAACTCTCTATTTACTGCTCACTATTGAGTGGACTACTGATTGTAAATTATATAATGTGTACAGGATGTGTGAATAGGGAGCTGTTTAACAGTCCAATTTTATCTGGGCTGTTTAATCCTCACTGCCAGTTCAGCTGGAAGAATTTTCACAGTCGAATTAAAATATGGAAAAACGGTTTGTGTGAAACGGTATTTGAtggtgtgtacatgtgttttccTATCAAGGtcaaaaaatgttaataatccCCTGTTATAATCTAGCAGCACTCTGACCTTTTTGGGTATTACTGCCCTTATTATTTCTTGAGATCCATGCAGTTCACATAAAGGTCCAAGGGTTTCTGTATGCATGGCAATGCCACAGATCACTGAGGGTGTATCAGTCACACCAAGACCCCACCAACCATCCACTTCCACATCCCAGCTGTGTTTTCCAGAGCTAAAGCCTTCATAGCCAAGGACACCTGAATACCGCCTCTCTGGGTTCTCAGGGAGCTGCTTAGCCTTGTCACTTTCTGAACAAGTTAAATTCTGTGATAGAGTCAGTGAAGAGCAACCAGTGTTGGGATTGAGAATTACGGGACCTAAATGggaaacacacatacaacaggaaatgtttatTGAAGTGTACATTAAAGTTTTACTAAAGGCTACAGTGCACCGGTTAACTGTTTCATCTATGGTGAACTGGTGTAATGTTTGGCAAGAGAGACGGTGACACAGCTTACTGTATTGGATTATAGAAGTCATCTTTTTCAAGACTGTGAACAGCAGGTTCCCCACGTGTTTGGCCTCATCGATCAGGGCTCCTGATGGAGTTTCTGGTCCTGGCAGGTTACAACGGCCTCTGAAATATGTAGTGACACAGTGCAGATATAGTAAATTAGGTATTTCATGTTATCAATAAGTGTATGCTGGTTAAAACTGGTTAACTGTTTCCCACGTAGTGGATGAGACAGTCCAAAGTTGAAGTCTGTATGTTGACAGTGTACAAGAAGCTGTACTTACTGTTTAAGAATGGATTTGACATCCTGTTAAATAAAGAGAACAGACATCAGAAAAGACATCATCACATGCTTTGTTAGATACAAATTTaatataaactttatttatgtaCTATCATTCGATCAAACAAATCATCAATTACCCTCATGAATGAAAAGTCCTCAGCTTTTATCTCCCTTTCTATGGTTTGGATTTTAGCTCTGAGTGAGGAGATCTCTGAACTTAGGTTGACAATCCTGATGCTCATCGCGTCACTCTTGAGTTTCCCCTCGTCCCTCACCGCATTAATCCTCGCAGTCTCCTCGGCTTTCAGGAACTTGTGAAGTTTCTGAAACTCCTCTTTGATTGTTTTTTCGGTCTGCTGAGCCTGGAACTGAGGAAAAAACACCTTTTAGgaaaagtgtgaaaacacatgTTGCCAAAAAGCCTCTGTAGTCATCGTGTCTGTGACTTACCTTGATGTGTCCGGccattttatcacatttgagtttattcatttcaaatgacCCCAGTTTGCTTTTTAAGTGCATGAGTTCAACCTTGAGTTTGGTCTAGAAAGAAAGTAAACAAAGCATAATTTATAACCGTTACTTGCTTGTGTGACTAGACTACTGCATGTTTACTACTGTTTATTACTTACTTTTTGGCTTTCGGCTGCTTCGTTGATGGGAATGCAGTTGTGTTTCTTATGCTGTTGTGCATCCCTACAAATCACACAGATGAGCTGTTCGTCATCCTGACAGAAGAGTTTGAATTTCTCACCGTGTACACTGCAGAGATCATCAAGTGCCGCCATCGCTCTATCGCtcctctcttgtctcttgttgtCAGATAGGTTTCTAAGTGCTAGATTAGGTGGAGGCTGTGACATTGGAAAAATCTCCTTACAGACGGGGCATTTCTGGATGGTACTCTGTCTCCACCACTCCTGAATACAGGACTTACAGAAGCTGTGACCACACAACAAGACAATGGGATCCGTAAAGATGTCACAGCACACAGGGCAGGTGTAATCCATTTCAGACTGTGACATGTTAGTAGCCATTGTGTCGTTTTCCCGTCTGGCCTGGTCCTGCTGGTCTCAGACAacttactttcactttcacaggCTCACTCTTATTTGCTCAGCCAGTCCTCTGATTCAGCAATTTTGGTTCCAAATGGTTTGAACAGATCCTTAAAAATACACTGCTACAAATCTAAACGTGCTATGTGCTGGATTGACGTCCCTATGTTTGTTTAGAAAGACAGTACTGAGAGCTGCTGTAGGTGCCAActtctcctgctgcttcctgtctaCTGGGAAAAAGGGAGGAGCTCTTGCTTTGCACTGCACTGGAGTTTTGTCCTGCTCTGTGCAATGAATAGTAACACACTGATCTGGTCTAGccaaagaataaagaaagaaacaatccAAATTTTTGATTGGcttctgtggttttgtttagtgTTGAGCTGTTCCTGCATTAAGAGTGGACTGCAGCATTTATTCATATGCAAGAATCAATCATAAATCTGTCATTTGATTAAGCTGTGAGAATATTTAGACAAAGTGACAAATCTACTGCAGCCTAAACACCACATTTGTTAATCTTAAATTACTTATAGGCTACATGTACATATGTGGGTAGCAGACAACATGCAAGAGTAATGAAAAGTGAAATACCACTTTTGTTATGGACTTGCACTTttggaaaatgtaattataaacTATTGCAATGTTTGAAGTTACTGTATCTTTCTGCTGATGTTGAGATGCTAAGAAAAGTTAGGTGGTGAAGCCTCCAAGATTTTTATTCTTCATGTGTTGTTACAAAACTGCTGATGATACTGCCCCCACTGGCCAAGTACTGAGTTGTctctgtaaaattaaaacatctgAAGATGTGCACAACCAACGTCCAGTCATCATGCACATTGTAACACTTAGTTATTAGAGGGCAGAGCAATGAAGTGGGGCACTTTTTTAGGTGTGCTTATCAATTGGGTGTTAAATGCACTGCTCGAACAATTAATTTAGTCACAACAGGTTCAGTTGTATCAATGACTGTTTTCAGATAGATCGTACAACCCCTAACTAAACAGAAAACTATGGCAATATCAGTGTGGAAGGTAATGGTTTCTTTGAGGAAGAGACTACAGTCTGCAAGACACATGATTGTTGGCAGAACAGGTTTGCTCACAAGCTGGCGTAATCACATGCGGACTAGATTGCTGGCATGTTCACTTTCATGTCTGGTGTTTGTCGTTTTGTGTCTCTCAACAATGTTACTTCATTATTTgagtttaattttcttttaactaCCAGTGCATAGTAACATAGACATAACTAATGCCACCATGTCCATTGTGTACTAGAATCCCAGAGATCCAGTCATATTTCCAGCACTCACAGTACATTTCTTATTTCAGTACTCTAACACATCTCCCTCCCTTTattgataataaaacacaggcACATGAGATTCTCAGCAGTGAAAATCACAAGTGATTTGCCCCTTGACCGCTGCAGCAATAGCTATCAAAAGgctaaatgttttaacatgacAGCACACACCACCATGTGGCCTGCTAATGTGTTTCCccactctttgtctttttctaattttttatATGATTCTTTAGAGAACTAGACACCTTCTAGACATATTTTAGACATGATACAGTGATTGTGTGTGGTAATAAACCTAAAGAAACAGGTAGCCTGGCTGTAATTGTTGCACAATTAGATTAGATATTGTCTGGCAATGTGTAAAAATCTTCATAGTCATCATTAGGAGTAGTGGTCAAACCGGGAGTCCTCTTCTCTCATAAAGGAAACACTGAGCAGTGTGAGCTCAGCTGCATAACTTCACAATAATTTATCTCCtacagaaatatgtatttttccCACTTACCTGTAGGCCGGGGTAATTGTTAGGAATGGGGATAGTGGTGTGGGGGTGGACTCTTGTGAGACTGTTCCTATACTTAAATATTATGTCCATAACCATAAAACATTAGATCTACATAAAGAGTTCTGGATCTGGCCACAGTAGCCTCCCCAGGGTGGTGCCATAAAACTGCCCTGAGCCACCATTAGGTGGAGGGAGCTGGAAGAAATACTGGACAGAGGCTGGGACCGAATGAGAGTGGGAGCACAGATGATGGTAAACTAATTTTAAaccagcacagacacaaagacaaacacacacgtgtgcaGTAAGTGCGGCGTTCACACACAGCGTGCACGTCTGCATGtaacacacactctgtcacGTCTCCACACGAGTAAGATGTCTCTAAGGACCCTCAAAGTGGAACTAaatcacacactctctcttgctctttccatctttttccctcaactgctctcacacacacttgatcACAATCTCGCCGAATAAGACACATGCTTCATCATTTGCCTTGAGGGACAGAAGACTGGGAAGGCAGTCAGTGCTTTATTTGCATGTATTAACGGTGTTCCTGCACACAGTTTTCGTGCCTGTGAAGCAAAAGAAACACTAGTCTAAATCTGGACTTGATATTCGGTGTGGACTGTTTCAAATAAAGGGAAGAAAACATTAGTCATGTTCTTTAGATGATAAATAGCCCCAATTATGTCTGAAAGGAGGTGCATGTTAATGCCAGCAATCATGTTGCAAGAACATGTCAAACTTCCAAACGTTAAACATCTTACTTAGAAATTGAATCAGCTTTTCCTGCTCTATGAACGTTTAAAGCACCTGAGACTAAAACCACTGTCTGTTGATCTGATTCAGTTGATGAAGTTTTTTGCTCTCTGATGAACAGATAGTggactatttatttatttattaagtttaCATAGAGAAACTTTGATGCACTGATTCCAGGAGGACATAACAAAACTTGCAAAAAACGTAATATTTTTGCTTTAGCTGTCCGTgtactgtgttgtgtgtgtatctctctctgtcactgagCACCAATGAAGAgtaagcaaaaaaaacaaaaaacagagtgACAGTTTCTCAGCAGGAGACTACAGGAATTTACGATGTGTTAAATGTCCCCTTTGTTCCTCCCGTGGCAGCTCGCTCCATTAAATGGGGAAGACAGCAGCCTGCAGTGAGCTCCTTTACCCCCACCCCCATCAcactgtgtaatttttttttgtgattgattgattgacacAAGTCAGCAAGTCATTACACGTGCAATTTAGTGCTGTTATTAAtgttcacacaaaaaaactctCATATACTCAATATAGATTGATCCAgatcacttttctttttctctcgaTATTGTTGTAAAATCTGACACCCACCTGTGGCACTAGGCCAAAGTCTAAAATGCcagcagacttttttttttctttccacacacacacacacaccctgaaatAAACCCCATTCGCTGCTCCATTTGGCAAACCAATTTGGGACAGAGGGTGGGGGCAGGAAAGGAGAGGAATAGGTTAGCTGTAGTAATAATCATAAATCACCTCTGAAatgctgccatgtcacatgccgGACTGCAGCACTAATGATCAGCCCCATCTTTCACTGAGTATTTTTATCTGTGTATTCTGACACTTGACTTCTGGAAGCGTCCTCTCGTTTTACGTCGTCAGCACCTCGGTCCGGTCTGAGCACAAGTTCCTTGCATATCTATAAATACCAGCCAGCTAAATGGTATTTTCTCCCACCCACCCACTGCTTGGCAAGAACCAGGGGCTCTGTGACTTGGCAAAGGAAGCTGCAGTCCTACGCCACTAAACATCTTGGGGCTTAGCCCCCCAACCCCAGCGTCACCCTCCTGAGAACAGCTGGCCAAAAAAATAGATCCATCTGCCACTGCCTTCAAATACCAAATCGGTTCCACTTTAATTAAACAGAGGGGAAATAGTTTTctttaagatttaaaataaagtagaaCATATTAGGACACcaacatgatttaaaaacaccTGTAGGAGGAAGTTGTTGCTTCACAGGTGCAGTTAAAGTATGAGGATACAGTGCATCAGAGCGTACGACTCCTATACTCACAGACAtgctctgtcacacacatagAAACTCACAAACACCTGTACGTGCTTCCTTTGTGCAGAGTGTCCTGCCAAGTTTTTTAAGCTTGCTGACATGTGGCTCTAGAGACTGCAGGTCAGCGACAGCTTCCTGCTATTTTGGGCCCTGTCACAGCTTGAGGTTTTAATTTATTCTGCCAGAATGTGTCAATCACTGAGCAGCACGAGTTCAGGCCCGAGTTTGCTTCTGGATTAGGTCTTATTCTTTTTGAAGGAgtcatacaaaataaaaacaaatggaagaTGACAGCaagtaaatgtattcatttatgcTGCATTGCATTGCTTCATAGACTATCGCCGGCTGTGTTTACACACGTGCATGTGTAGATCCAGGAGAAATAGGTGTGATGCTTACTTTCATTTTCCACCTGACACAAGTACCACAAGGGTGCAGCTGCATAAAATAAGACACCAAGTGCATAGAAACATAGAGCACAAGAAGTTAAAGACACCATATGTTCCTAAGGACGGATAAAGAAAATCATTGTGCAATGTTCactagttgttgttgttattgttgttgttgttgtcattgtacTTTTAGCACCAGGCTACTGTTTGCTACGCCAGCGGCCATGCCAAGGGTTTGAATTTGTCCCTCCCAGTGCAGTgccaaacacatgcacatcagTCATCATCGCATGATATCATGTCTTCTACACATGAGATCGTAAGACTTTACCTTTTTGTAAAGCAAATCATTTGACtcacaaattaaatttacattttcaagcCATTTTTTAGTAGATGATGTGTTTCTTTCTAGTTTTCCTAGTTAATGTCACTTCTTTTTATGTATGAATCAGTGGTAAATGTTAAACCAATACAGAGCAGtagtctgtatttgtttaaattgtacgttgcactgtaaaatgttttattgttgtagtactgtgaaatttactttttttgtatttcctcATTGATTCACCAtcatttttgtgtcttgtgacaataaaaaaaaacattacctgcaacatcaaaacaaatcagtgctgacatttaactttaaccaCATCTTTCTAATCATAACCATGACAGCAGTAACTTCAACtatgtg from Anabas testudineus chromosome 24, fAnaTes1.2, whole genome shotgun sequence includes these protein-coding regions:
- the LOC113148965 gene encoding zinc-binding protein A33-like encodes the protein MATNMSQSEMDYTCPVCCDIFTDPIVLLCGHSFCKSCIQEWWRQSTIQKCPVCKEIFPMSQPPPNLALRNLSDNKRQERSDRAMAALDDLCSVHGEKFKLFCQDDEQLICVICRDAQQHKKHNCIPINEAAESQKTKLKVELMHLKSKLGSFEMNKLKCDKMAGHIKFQAQQTEKTIKEEFQKLHKFLKAEETARINAVRDEGKLKSDAMSIRIVNLSSEISSLRAKIQTIEREIKAEDFSFMRDVKSILKQGRCNLPGPETPSGALIDEAKHVGNLLFTVLKKMTSIIQYSPVILNPNTGCSSLTLSQNLTCSESDKAKQLPENPERRYSGVLGYEGFSSGKHSWDVEVDGWWGLGVTDTPSVICGIAMHTETLGPLCELHGSQEIIRAVIPKKVRVLLDYNRGLLTFFDLDRKTHVHTIKYRFTQTVFPYFNSTVKILPAELAVRIKQPR